GACAAAGCAGTCTTCCCCGGTTTGCAAGGCGGTCCGCACATGAATACTATTGCAGGTATCGCTATCACTTTGAAAAAAGCAGCCGAACTTGATTTCCACAAATACGGATTGCAAGTTCTAAACAATGCGAAAACTCTTGCCACAGAATTAACTAAATCAGGAGCCAGTCTAGTGACAGGCGGAACTGATAACCACATGATGGTTGTTGATACGGAGAAAAGCTTCGGTATTGACGGGAAACGGGCAGAAGAACTGCTGGATTCAGTCTCCATCACTACTAATAAACAGATTATCCCAGACGATCCTAACCCGCCTCTGAAACCTAGCGGAATCAGAATCGGAACTCCTGCAGCAACTACGCGCGGTATGAAAGAAGAAGACATGTCTCGGCTTGCCAGCTGGATAATCAATATTCTGAAAAATCCTGACAAATTAGAGCTTGCAAAAAAAACTAAGCACGAAATTGAATCTTTTTGTTTAAAATTCCCGGTTCCGGGGATTTAATTAACTGTTTTCAATCAGCCCGGAACAAGATATTTTAAAATTGTTCCGGGCTTTTTTATATATTTTCAATTTTTCCCAAACAGTTTTTACTTAACAAATCAAAATATGCCGGATAGAAATTCCTGCTCTTGATTAATCAAATTCAATGAGTAAAATTAGGATAAAATCAGCATGTCTTTATATGAAATAATTATCATATCCATAGCTCTTGCAATGGATGCCTTTACAATAGCCGTTGCATGCGGACTCTGCATGCCGGAAGTCAGTAAACGGCAGACTTTCAGGCTTGCGTTTCACTTCGGACTTTTTCAAGCACTCATGCCGCTGATAGGTTGGGCCGCCGGACTTGCTGTAAAAACATTAGTGGAGACATACGCACCTTGGATTTCATTTATTCTGCTTTCCTTTGTAGGCGGAAAAATGATTTTTGAATCTTTTCAACATGACGACTCATGCGATGTTAAAAAAGATCCAACCAAAGGATTCTCATTAATTTTGCTGTCTGTTGCAACAAGCCTTGACGCTCTTGCGGTTGGCCTCTCATTTGCCATCATGAACTATCCCATTGTAATGCCGTCAGTTTTAATTGGTATTACAGCATTGACATTAACAGCAATAGGGATCCAGCTAGGTAAAAAATTCTCCAAGGCTTCTCGTTACAGCCATGCAGCGGAGCTTTTAGGCGGTATTGTCCTGATCCTCATCGGACTTAAATTGCTATTTCTGTAAAATAGTACATGACAAATAATTAAAAATTATTCATTTCTACTTTTGACAGCGAACAATCCTAGGTATACTCTTTTCGTATAGATTCGTTTATTATCCTAACAAACACTTAAAGTCAGGTTTGCATTGGCAAACCAAGGATGGATATTTTTACCAAATGCCCTTATTGCAGCCCCCTCCCTATAGGCCTAAATTTCCTCTTCAGTCAGGTCACCTTCAAACTATTTTTCCACGACTTTTCAGAAAAGTCAGCTTGCCACCAGTTATAAGAAGAAGAATTGACACTCCAGACGGAGATTTTTTAGACATAGACTGGCATTTAGCCGGCAGCACAAGACTGGCTGTTATTGCGCATGGTCTTGAAGGCGACTCACGCAAACATTATGTGCTTGGAATGGCTAGGGCCATGGTCTTATCCGGTTGGGATTGCATTACCTACAATTTTCGCGGTTGCGGTTACGAAATGAACAGAAGACCGCAAATGTACCACAGCGGTGACACCGGAGATATTCATACTGTTCTTGAATACGGTCTTAATCACGGAATATATGATGACGCGGCTTTGATCGGCTTTAGTATGGGCGGAAACCAAGTATTAAAATACTTAGGAGAACATCCTGAGAATGTTCCCGAAAATGTTATCAGGGCAATCGGCATATCTGTTCCCTGTGACCTGTTTTCAGCGGCCAGACAACTCTGTAAAAAATCAAACTTTATTTACAGCCAATACTTTTTGCGATCACTCAAAAGAAAGGTCATCAGCAAACACAGACAATTTCCAGATCTCTTCCCGCTTGACGCATTACCATTCGTTAAAAATCTTATCGATTTCGACAACTACTATACAGCTCCACTTAATGGCTTTAAAGATGCTTCAGACTACTACACTAAGTCGTCATGCAAACAATTTTTAAGCAGGATTAAAATCCCTACTCTGATTTTAAATGCACAAGACGACCCTTTTCTCTCTCCTGAATGTTATCCCATTTCAGAAGCTAAAAATAATAATTATTTATCGCTCCAAATCCCTCAATATGGAGGGCATGTAGGCTTTACTGATCTGCCTCAAGAAAAACAGCTATGGTCTGAAAGTCGCGCTGTAAGATTTTTAAACACATAATAAATAAAGTCCCTGCGGATATTTCTGCAGGGACTTTATTTTAAGTACTAAACTTAAAACTTATCTTATAATAGGCATGACAGCTCTTTTCGCAGCCGCATGAAATGGCACCCCAGATATACGGGCGCCGTACCTTTAGCGTCTTTCTCTATACAATCTGCAAGCATACTCATCTCTATAAGTCCTAAATTACCAAGACTTTCCTTAAGTGTATGAGCATGAACAATTATCGATTCAAAATCTCCATCGTCAATTGATTCATCCAGACTATCCAGCTGCAAGTGTAAAGAATCTGCAATTTCTTTCATAAAATCATCTAATTTTTCCGATTGCAAATTCAACTCCTTTGAAAGGAACTCTCGAGCAATTGATAATTGGTCACAACTCATAAGAACCTCCTCCAGCGCGCTAATCACCGCGCCTCAATTCTTCAACAAGATCAATCAATTCTCTAACTTCTTCAGAGAGATGCTGTGTTCCGGACGATGCCAATTGACTATTTTTTGTATTCTCTTCAGTCATTGAGTCAATCTCTCCAACACTTTGATTGATTTCTTCAGAAGTTGCTGATTGCTCTTCAGCAGCTGTTGCAATTGACCGAATCTGATCAGCAGAATTTCTAGCCAATTCAACAATTTCAGAAAGCATAGTTCCTGAAGTGCGTGAAAGCTCCGTAGCCCCTTCAACAGCTGTTACTGTTTCATCCATGCCTTTAACATTTTCACGTGCCAATAGCTGAATAGAACTGATACTGCTCTCTACTTGCTCAGTTGCACCA
This genomic interval from Desulfovibrio sp. UCD-KL4C contains the following:
- a CDS encoding manganese efflux pump MntP family protein — its product is MSLYEIIIISIALAMDAFTIAVACGLCMPEVSKRQTFRLAFHFGLFQALMPLIGWAAGLAVKTLVETYAPWISFILLSFVGGKMIFESFQHDDSCDVKKDPTKGFSLILLSVATSLDALAVGLSFAIMNYPIVMPSVLIGITALTLTAIGIQLGKKFSKASRYSHAAELLGGIVLILIGLKLLFL
- a CDS encoding alpha/beta fold hydrolase, which encodes MPLLQPPPYRPKFPLQSGHLQTIFPRLFRKVSLPPVIRRRIDTPDGDFLDIDWHLAGSTRLAVIAHGLEGDSRKHYVLGMARAMVLSGWDCITYNFRGCGYEMNRRPQMYHSGDTGDIHTVLEYGLNHGIYDDAALIGFSMGGNQVLKYLGEHPENVPENVIRAIGISVPCDLFSAARQLCKKSNFIYSQYFLRSLKRKVISKHRQFPDLFPLDALPFVKNLIDFDNYYTAPLNGFKDASDYYTKSSCKQFLSRIKIPTLILNAQDDPFLSPECYPISEAKNNNYLSLQIPQYGGHVGFTDLPQEKQLWSESRAVRFLNT
- a CDS encoding Hpt domain-containing protein, whose translation is MSCDQLSIAREFLSKELNLQSEKLDDFMKEIADSLHLQLDSLDESIDDGDFESIIVHAHTLKESLGNLGLIEMSMLADCIEKDAKGTAPVYLGCHFMRLRKELSCLL